One window of the Salvelinus sp. IW2-2015 linkage group LG10, ASM291031v2, whole genome shotgun sequence genome contains the following:
- the LOC111969437 gene encoding 5-hydroxyisourate hydrolase has protein sequence MSTSRLQHIKXHLLGEYTCAEMAAPYSPLTTHVLNTGMGVPGAHMALSLHRMDPSTSLWNLLTTGTTNDDGRCPGLITRETFTPAVYKMRFETGQYWESLGETSFYPYVEIVFTITDHSQKFHVPLLCSRFSYTTYRGS, from the exons ATGAGTACCAGCCGATTACAGCACATAAAGGYTCATCTTTTGGGTGAATACACG TGTGCAGAGATGGCAGCTCCATACAGCCCCCTGACCACTCACGTCCTGAACACCGGGATGGGCGTCCCTGGAGCCCACATGGCCCTCAGCCTGCATCGCATGGATCCCTCCACTTCACTCTGGAACCTTCTCACCACAGG GACTACTAATGATGATGGGCGCTGCCCAGGACTCATCACCAGAGAAACGTTCACTCCAGCAGTGTACAAGATGCGCTTTGAGACAGGCCAATACTGGGAGAGTCTGGGAGAGACCTCTTTCTACCCATACGTCGAG ATAGTCTTCACCATAACGGACCACAGTCAGAAGTTCCATGTTCCTCTGCTCTGCAGCCGCTTCTCCTACACTACCTACCGGGGGAGCTAG